A DNA window from Sulfitobacter noctilucicola contains the following coding sequences:
- a CDS encoding hydantoinase/oxoprolinase family protein, which yields MSGRMIGVDVGGTFTDVFVLNEADGTAAVAKVPTTRPDQSGGFLDGIGRQVSDLADISVVVHGTTAGTNALLERKGAVTGVICTEGLRDVLEMRRRDRPRTWGLRGDFEPVVDRRNRLEVPERTLASGDIRTPVDLDAVRAAARKLIDQGCAAVSILFANAYANAENEALAVAAVREIWPNAHVSASSEILPEIREFERFSTTALNAYLQPEVSGYLGRLEAALKDGGFDGEFMIVQSNGGVMAVDTACRLPVRTALSGPAAGVIAAGYIASSAGFDNVITGDMGGTSFDVSLIADGRSMLSPQTSIDFGMVVRAPMIEITTIGAGGGSIAWVDKGGLLNIGPESAGSDPGPVAYGLGNDRPTVTDANVVLGRIDPDNPIGGKLDRLDVEAAQVAIDTHVGKPLGLDTLAAAEAILRVANSRMAGAIRLVSIERGFDPKNFAFMPFGGGGALHAGAMLAEVGIARAIVPRYPGVTSAMGCVIADMRQDFVQTINTLVSGLDTQALGQFMQLHTDQGMALLDAARTTFEAREVRFELDMAYVGQTHTVAVPVEVTVEDGKVTPPDIAAVEAAFDAAYQNTFGRLLKAGVRRILNLRSAVTGKRPKFDLSTLAPTTSGAVEPKAQRPVHFGDAWHDTAIYDRLDLPVGTVIAGPAILEQPDTTVLIEPHLQGRVDDFGNTIIEPAKGTS from the coding sequence ATGAGTGGTCGTATGATTGGCGTGGACGTGGGCGGCACGTTTACAGATGTGTTTGTCCTGAACGAAGCGGACGGCACGGCGGCAGTGGCAAAGGTGCCTACGACGCGGCCTGACCAGTCGGGCGGCTTTCTGGACGGCATCGGGCGGCAGGTCTCGGATCTGGCGGATATTTCGGTTGTGGTGCATGGCACAACGGCGGGCACCAACGCGCTGTTGGAACGCAAAGGGGCTGTCACCGGAGTCATCTGTACCGAAGGGCTGCGCGATGTGCTCGAAATGCGGCGTCGCGACCGGCCCCGCACATGGGGTTTGCGCGGGGATTTCGAACCTGTGGTCGATCGCCGCAACAGATTGGAAGTGCCCGAGCGCACGCTGGCCAGCGGTGATATACGCACACCCGTTGATCTGGACGCGGTGCGGGCCGCTGCGCGAAAGTTGATAGATCAAGGCTGTGCGGCGGTGTCGATCCTTTTCGCCAACGCCTATGCGAATGCAGAGAACGAAGCATTGGCCGTGGCGGCTGTGCGTGAGATCTGGCCGAATGCGCATGTCTCTGCATCCTCCGAAATCTTGCCGGAAATCCGCGAGTTTGAACGGTTCTCAACCACGGCGCTCAACGCCTATCTGCAACCCGAAGTCTCTGGTTATCTGGGACGGTTGGAAGCGGCGCTAAAAGACGGCGGCTTTGACGGGGAATTCATGATCGTGCAGTCGAATGGTGGTGTGATGGCGGTCGATACCGCCTGCCGCCTGCCGGTGCGCACGGCGTTGTCCGGCCCCGCCGCAGGGGTGATTGCCGCAGGCTACATCGCGTCCTCTGCCGGTTTTGACAACGTGATTACGGGCGACATGGGCGGCACGAGTTTCGACGTATCTCTGATCGCTGACGGTCGGTCCATGCTCTCGCCGCAAACTTCTATCGACTTTGGCATGGTCGTTCGCGCACCCATGATCGAGATTACGACGATCGGTGCGGGCGGTGGCTCCATCGCGTGGGTGGACAAGGGAGGATTGCTGAACATCGGTCCTGAAAGTGCGGGGTCTGATCCCGGTCCGGTGGCTTACGGTTTGGGCAACGATCGTCCCACAGTGACAGACGCGAATGTGGTGTTGGGGCGGATCGATCCCGACAACCCCATCGGCGGCAAGCTGGACCGGTTGGATGTCGAAGCGGCACAGGTGGCGATTGATACGCATGTTGGCAAACCGCTCGGCCTCGATACATTGGCCGCCGCCGAAGCGATCCTGCGCGTGGCCAATTCGCGCATGGCCGGAGCGATCCGTCTGGTCAGTATTGAGCGGGGGTTTGATCCCAAGAATTTCGCCTTCATGCCCTTCGGGGGAGGAGGGGCGCTGCACGCAGGTGCCATGCTGGCAGAGGTCGGGATTGCGCGGGCCATCGTGCCACGTTACCCCGGTGTGACTTCCGCCATGGGGTGTGTGATTGCCGATATGCGGCAAGATTTCGTGCAAACGATCAACACGCTGGTCAGTGGTCTGGACACGCAGGCGCTTGGTCAATTCATGCAGTTACATACCGATCAGGGGATGGCGCTGCTGGATGCGGCGCGCACAACCTTTGAAGCGCGAGAGGTGCGGTTCGAGTTGGACATGGCCTATGTCGGGCAGACGCATACGGTTGCCGTGCCGGTTGAGGTGACGGTTGAAGACGGCAAAGTGACGCCGCCCGATATTGCGGCCGTCGAAGCGGCGTTTGATGCGGCGTACCAGAACACCTTTGGCCGTCTGCTGAAAGCCGGTGTGCGGCGTATCCTCAACCTGCGCAGTGCGGTGACGGGCAAGCGACCCAAGTTTGATTTGTCCACACTGGCTCCGACAACCAGCGGCGCGGTCGAACCCAAGGCGCAACGGCCTGTGCATTTCGGGGACGCGTGGCATGATACCGCGATCTATGACCGGCTCGATTTACCTGTTGGCACTGTGATCGCTGGCCCCGCAATTCTGGAGCAACCTGATACCACGGTGCTGATCGAGCCGCATCTCCAAGGCCGCGTCGATGACTTTGGCAATACGATTATCGAGCCAGCGAAGGGGACATCATGA
- a CDS encoding tautomerase family protein, whose protein sequence is MPIVEVHILSGYDAEAKRRLGEALTDAVRFVVPAPPEAVTVMIHEMPGEHYYRGRTQRSGAPALADPKEIVRSYLLAMERRDIDTAQEMLGDGFVMQFPGTAPMSKLSELIEWAAPRYRSVTKTYEGFDAMQSSSDAAIVYARGTLSGVWPDGTDFEGIRFIDRFELIGGLITQQDVWNDIAEVRAST, encoded by the coding sequence ATGCCAATCGTCGAAGTCCATATTCTGAGCGGATATGACGCCGAGGCCAAGCGACGTCTTGGTGAAGCTTTGACGGATGCTGTCCGTTTTGTGGTCCCAGCCCCGCCCGAGGCAGTGACGGTGATGATCCACGAAATGCCGGGTGAGCATTACTATAGAGGGCGCACACAAAGATCCGGTGCGCCCGCGCTTGCAGATCCCAAGGAAATCGTCCGCAGCTATCTGCTGGCGATGGAGCGGCGCGACATTGATACAGCGCAGGAGATGCTGGGTGATGGTTTCGTCATGCAGTTTCCGGGAACCGCGCCGATGAGCAAACTGTCCGAGCTGATAGAATGGGCAGCACCGCGTTACCGCTCTGTCACCAAAACCTACGAAGGATTCGATGCTATGCAATCCAGCAGTGATGCCGCGATCGTGTACGCGCGCGGTACGCTTTCGGGTGTCTGGCCAGATGGTACCGACTTTGAAGGCATCCGCTTTATCGACCGCTTCGAACTGATCGGCGGCCTGATCACGCAGCAGGATGTCTGGAACGATATTGCAGAGGTAAGAGCAAGCACATGA
- the leuD gene encoding 3-isopropylmalate dehydratase small subunit, with amino-acid sequence MAGWTTYEGKASLLPIANVDTDQLIPARFMSVPRKDGYGDYLLYDMRRAADGTLRADFVLNRHKDTGILIAGPNFGSGSSREAAVYALIDAGVRVVIATAFGDIFASNAVNNGLLPAKVSDAGAETLQRLIGEAPRTLKVDLERGVISTQTQSIPFDLQDSWRTKLMNGWDDIDLTLQHAQAIESYKDDRRTTAPWAWPAGVA; translated from the coding sequence ATGGCCGGCTGGACTACATATGAGGGCAAGGCTTCTTTGCTGCCGATTGCCAATGTCGATACCGATCAATTGATACCCGCGCGTTTCATGTCTGTGCCACGCAAGGACGGGTATGGCGACTACCTTCTTTACGATATGCGCCGCGCAGCTGACGGAACGCTGCGCGCTGATTTCGTTCTGAATCGGCACAAAGACACTGGCATCCTGATCGCAGGCCCGAATTTTGGCAGCGGATCATCACGCGAGGCAGCGGTCTATGCCCTGATTGATGCAGGCGTCCGTGTGGTGATTGCCACGGCCTTTGGCGACATCTTCGCAAGCAACGCTGTTAATAACGGACTGTTGCCAGCCAAGGTCAGCGATGCCGGTGCAGAGACGCTACAACGGTTGATCGGCGAGGCCCCCCGGACGCTAAAGGTGGACCTTGAGCGCGGCGTCATCAGCACCCAGACACAGAGCATTCCCTTTGATCTACAGGACAGCTGGCGCACCAAATTGATGAACGGCTGGGACGACATTGATCTGACGCTGCAACATGCTCAAGCCATCGAAAGCTACAAAGACGACAGACGTACGACTGCACCCTGGGCCTGGCCTGCGGGGGTGGCGTGA
- a CDS encoding cysteine hydrolase family protein: MSDPTTWDLSRTALLTIDLQNDFIHPEGAYGRAGQGAASIAALPDRVAPLVKALRAKGGHYISAQFTLVPGRDGEPLIAPHLKELRPFLAKGDFEPGSFGHTVVDTLHPADFVIEKVAYSAFYQTRLEYIMRAMGIDHLIVGGIVTNGGVASTLRDAHLRNIATCMLTDGCAAFRDDVHEATILSLGTVTHQKTCADALTWLEGKA, from the coding sequence ATGAGCGATCCAACCACATGGGATCTGAGCCGTACGGCGCTTTTGACCATTGATCTGCAAAATGACTTTATCCATCCCGAAGGGGCTTATGGCCGTGCGGGGCAAGGCGCGGCAAGTATCGCGGCTCTGCCGGATCGGGTGGCCCCTTTGGTCAAGGCGCTCAGGGCAAAGGGCGGGCATTATATCTCGGCGCAGTTCACGCTGGTGCCGGGACGGGACGGCGAGCCGCTGATCGCGCCGCACCTCAAAGAACTGCGGCCCTTCCTTGCCAAAGGCGATTTCGAGCCGGGGAGCTTTGGTCACACCGTTGTCGATACCTTGCATCCAGCGGACTTTGTGATCGAAAAAGTTGCCTATTCCGCCTTCTACCAGACGCGGCTGGAATACATCATGCGCGCAATGGGCATCGACCATCTGATTGTCGGAGGGATCGTCACCAATGGCGGTGTTGCCTCTACTTTGCGCGACGCGCATTTGCGCAATATCGCGACCTGTATGCTGACCGATGGCTGCGCGGCCTTTCGCGACGATGTGCATGAGGCCACGATCCTGTCGCTGGGGACAGTCACGCACCAAAAGACCTGCGCCGACGCGCTGACATGGCTGGAGGGCAAGGCATGA
- a CDS encoding hydantoinase B/oxoprolinase family protein, protein MNTSTTSEIDPITLSVLAGRMEQIADEMDATLFRAAFNPIIAEAHDASHGLYHATTGDTLVQGKSGLPIFVGVMSFAVQAVIEKAAADGDLANGDIYIFNDAHIGGTHLSDMRLVRPYFRDGKLFCYLASVGHWHDVGGAVPGNYNPAATDVFQEAFVLPPVKLAKAGEINQDIIDILLRNTRLPQSAMGDLNGQMGALDLGVRRMDELLDEYGGDTVNGALDALGHRAEALMRSELQGLPDGRWEAEDFLDNDGIADEPLKIKVALEIKDDRMTLDFTGSAPQCAGPVNIALPTTVATAYVAIKHIFPGLPANAGVMRPIDVIVPEGSLLSAQFPAPTGGYTETILRMIDVVFCAFAGAAPDRVVANAYGTINALSIAGKRSNGQPWVMFSFYGGGHGGAIDGDGLNHGNAPISTATIPPMEILEAAYPVMFRQWALRPDSAGAGAHRGGLGAIYEIEVLEENGAEAFLFGERGRFAPKGIADGGDGAMNVFTYEQDEGWATPPLASKMRGIVLKQGQAVRLETPGGGGYGTVGDRAAPSIARDVARGLISDTKADETYGTAWREVAQ, encoded by the coding sequence ATGAATACGTCGACGACATCCGAAATTGATCCGATCACGCTATCTGTCCTTGCCGGACGTATGGAACAAATCGCAGATGAAATGGACGCCACTCTGTTTCGCGCAGCCTTCAACCCCATCATCGCCGAAGCGCATGACGCCAGCCACGGCCTTTATCATGCGACCACGGGTGACACGCTGGTGCAGGGAAAATCCGGGCTGCCGATTTTTGTGGGCGTTATGTCGTTCGCCGTGCAGGCGGTGATCGAGAAAGCGGCCGCGGATGGCGATCTGGCGAATGGCGATATCTATATTTTCAATGATGCACACATCGGCGGCACACATTTAAGCGACATGCGGCTGGTGCGGCCTTACTTTCGCGATGGCAAATTGTTCTGCTACCTCGCCTCTGTCGGGCATTGGCATGATGTGGGTGGCGCGGTGCCGGGCAACTACAACCCCGCCGCGACGGATGTGTTTCAGGAGGCCTTCGTGCTGCCGCCGGTCAAGCTGGCGAAGGCAGGCGAGATCAATCAGGACATCATCGACATCCTGCTACGCAACACGCGACTGCCGCAGTCCGCGATGGGCGATCTGAACGGCCAGATGGGGGCGCTTGATCTGGGTGTGCGCCGGATGGACGAATTGCTGGATGAATACGGCGGTGATACGGTCAACGGTGCGCTTGATGCTTTGGGCCATCGCGCCGAGGCGCTGATGCGGTCCGAATTGCAGGGCCTGCCCGATGGGCGTTGGGAGGCGGAGGATTTCCTCGATAATGACGGGATCGCTGACGAACCTCTGAAGATCAAGGTGGCGTTGGAGATTAAGGACGACCGTATGACGCTCGATTTCACCGGCTCCGCACCGCAATGCGCAGGCCCTGTGAATATCGCGCTGCCGACAACGGTGGCGACCGCCTATGTCGCGATCAAACATATCTTTCCGGGCCTGCCTGCTAACGCAGGTGTGATGCGTCCGATTGATGTGATTGTACCTGAAGGGTCTTTGTTGTCGGCGCAGTTTCCGGCCCCTACGGGTGGCTATACGGAAACGATCTTGCGGATGATCGACGTGGTGTTCTGCGCATTTGCAGGAGCCGCGCCGGACCGTGTCGTTGCCAACGCTTACGGCACCATTAACGCGCTGTCGATTGCGGGCAAGCGCAGCAATGGTCAGCCCTGGGTGATGTTCAGCTTTTATGGTGGCGGGCATGGTGGTGCGATTGATGGCGACGGATTGAACCATGGCAATGCGCCGATTTCCACCGCGACGATCCCGCCTATGGAAATCCTTGAAGCGGCCTATCCGGTGATGTTCAGGCAATGGGCGTTGCGCCCTGACAGCGCGGGGGCAGGGGCGCATCGCGGGGGGCTGGGCGCCATTTACGAGATTGAAGTGCTTGAGGAAAACGGGGCCGAAGCTTTTCTGTTCGGTGAGCGCGGTCGCTTTGCGCCAAAAGGCATTGCTGACGGTGGGGATGGTGCGATGAATGTCTTTACCTACGAGCAGGACGAGGGCTGGGCCACGCCGCCGCTGGCTTCCAAGATGCGCGGGATCGTGTTGAAACAGGGGCAGGCGGTGCGTCTGGAAACACCCGGGGGTGGCGGCTATGGCACGGTGGGCGACCGTGCCGCACCTAGCATCGCGCGGGATGTGGCGCGTGGGCTGATCTCTGACACAAAGGCGGATGAAACCTATGGCACCGCATGGCGGGAGGTCGCACAATGA
- a CDS encoding GntR family transcriptional regulator, protein MDNTGAALLPEGAKARRVYLSLRDQITGGALPAGASLPGEQKLAESFSVSRVTVRRALDALASTGLIDRKAGSGTTVREGAVSGAPVAMNFTTLMPQLVEMGHTTQARLLSFTYEHAPSFVGNALGLSRDDTVQTAIRVRSADDTPFSYLTTYVPERIARNYSEDDLANHPLFSLLERSGVAIDQAHQSVSASLAGPEVAQALEVAVGTALLSLKRVVLDVDGNGVEYLSGLYRPDMFRLEMPLTRVGQGAARHWEPAIGKDGDSPT, encoded by the coding sequence GTGGACAACACCGGAGCAGCACTGTTGCCTGAAGGGGCCAAAGCGCGGCGCGTCTATCTGTCTTTGCGCGACCAGATCACTGGTGGGGCACTGCCTGCGGGCGCGTCACTGCCGGGCGAGCAAAAGCTGGCCGAGAGTTTTTCCGTCTCCCGCGTGACCGTGCGCCGTGCGCTTGATGCGCTGGCAAGCACCGGCTTGATCGACCGCAAGGCGGGCAGTGGCACAACCGTGCGCGAAGGCGCTGTATCCGGTGCACCGGTTGCCATGAACTTTACCACCCTGATGCCGCAATTGGTTGAAATGGGCCACACAACACAGGCGCGCCTTTTGTCATTCACCTATGAGCACGCGCCCAGTTTTGTGGGAAATGCCTTGGGGTTGTCGCGGGATGACACCGTGCAAACTGCGATCCGCGTGCGTAGTGCGGACGATACACCGTTCTCTTACCTCACGACCTATGTGCCAGAGCGTATCGCCCGCAACTATTCCGAAGACGACCTCGCCAATCACCCGCTTTTCTCGCTGCTGGAACGCAGCGGCGTGGCTATTGACCAAGCTCACCAATCTGTCTCGGCCAGCCTCGCCGGTCCCGAAGTGGCCCAAGCGCTAGAGGTCGCGGTCGGCACAGCGCTGTTGTCTTTGAAACGCGTTGTGCTGGATGTGGATGGCAACGGCGTCGAATATCTCAGCGGTCTTTACCGGCCCGATATGTTCCGGCTGGAAATGCCGCTGACCCGCGTGGGGCAAGGTGCGGCGCGGCATTGGGAGCCTGCCATCGGCAAGGACGGGGACAGCCCCACATGA
- a CDS encoding isocitrate lyase/PEP mutase family protein: MTLKERLARDTILTAPGVYDGLTAAIAAEAGFEALYLSGAAVAYTRLGRPDIGLTSVTEMADTMTLIADRVELPVIIDADTGFGNALNAQRTMRLYERAGASALQIEDQTYPKRCGHLKDKSLIPVGEMAGKVAAMADARQSDETLIVARTDAIAVEGLNAALDRAERYLEAGADVLFIEAPQDRAQMEAVTKRFGERVPLLANMVEGGATPITSARDLQALGFSIAIFPGGIVRALARTAQDYYASLHSNGSNRPFSDRMFDFDGLNNVIGTGDMLAKGAGYEHDD, translated from the coding sequence ATGACCCTCAAAGAGCGGCTGGCCCGCGATACAATCCTGACCGCCCCGGGTGTCTACGACGGGCTTACCGCAGCCATCGCCGCTGAGGCAGGGTTCGAGGCGTTGTATCTTAGCGGTGCGGCGGTCGCTTATACGCGGCTGGGGCGTCCCGACATTGGCCTGACATCGGTGACGGAGATGGCAGATACCATGACGCTGATCGCGGACCGTGTTGAATTGCCGGTGATCATCGACGCCGACACAGGCTTTGGCAACGCGCTTAATGCCCAGCGGACCATGCGGCTTTATGAACGCGCGGGCGCTTCTGCCTTGCAGATTGAGGACCAGACCTATCCCAAGCGCTGCGGACATCTGAAGGACAAATCCCTGATCCCTGTGGGTGAGATGGCAGGCAAGGTCGCCGCGATGGCGGATGCGCGGCAATCGGACGAGACGCTGATCGTGGCACGCACCGATGCGATTGCCGTCGAGGGGCTGAATGCCGCCCTTGATCGCGCGGAGCGATATCTGGAGGCGGGGGCGGATGTGCTGTTTATCGAAGCACCACAAGACCGTGCGCAGATGGAAGCGGTGACCAAGCGGTTTGGCGAGCGTGTGCCGTTACTGGCGAACATGGTTGAAGGGGGCGCAACCCCGATCACCTCTGCCCGCGACTTGCAGGCGCTCGGCTTCTCCATCGCGATCTTTCCGGGTGGCATTGTGCGGGCCTTGGCGCGCACGGCGCAAGATTACTACGCAAGCCTGCATTCCAATGGATCGAACAGGCCCTTTTCCGACCGGATGTTTGATTTCGACGGATTGAACAATGTCATCGGGACGGGTGACATGCTGGCGAAAGGTGCCGGGTACGAACACGATGACTGA
- the dctP gene encoding TRAP transporter substrate-binding protein DctP, translated as MKMNFIGGMIAGSTLVASAAYAEDTVTAVHAFPETLIYTQSFLSFVDKVNEAGKGVVQIEVRGGPEAIGMFQQPDAVRDGIVDMVYTPGSFYGGALPEKDAMVASNLTAIETRENGGIELIDQIHQEKMGLKYLGWFDSGVCYNLWTRDEPSFDADGNLEVEGLKLRGNNVYNAFFTNYLGAQVIDLPTGEVYSALQRGVVDATGWTQIGLIDLKWNEFLNYRIEPCFFSTDLGVIVNNEKWDSLTDESKKILQDVAIQHEKDSVEALRAKRDEDFAALEEAGMKVVTLEGEAKANYLAAAREKTWERMKEVMAGQPGGTDNYDQLIELFYKLD; from the coding sequence ATGAAGATGAATTTTATTGGCGGAATGATCGCCGGATCGACACTGGTTGCCAGTGCGGCCTATGCCGAAGACACAGTAACAGCCGTTCACGCGTTTCCTGAAACCCTGATCTACACGCAGAGCTTTTTGTCGTTTGTAGACAAGGTGAACGAAGCCGGCAAAGGCGTTGTACAGATCGAAGTGCGCGGCGGACCAGAAGCGATTGGCATGTTCCAGCAGCCGGATGCGGTGCGCGACGGGATCGTCGACATGGTTTATACCCCCGGTTCATTTTACGGCGGTGCGCTGCCCGAGAAAGACGCGATGGTTGCCTCCAACCTCACTGCGATCGAAACGCGCGAGAACGGTGGAATCGAACTGATCGACCAGATCCATCAGGAAAAGATGGGCCTGAAGTACCTTGGCTGGTTCGATTCCGGCGTCTGTTACAACCTTTGGACACGTGACGAGCCGTCCTTCGATGCGGATGGCAACTTGGAAGTCGAAGGTCTCAAGCTGCGCGGCAATAACGTCTACAACGCTTTCTTTACCAACTATCTGGGCGCACAGGTCATCGACCTGCCCACGGGCGAAGTCTACTCCGCACTGCAACGTGGTGTGGTGGATGCGACGGGTTGGACGCAGATCGGTTTGATTGATCTGAAATGGAACGAGTTCCTGAATTACCGTATCGAACCTTGCTTCTTTTCCACCGACCTTGGTGTGATCGTAAACAATGAAAAGTGGGACAGCCTGACAGACGAATCCAAAAAGATTCTTCAGGACGTCGCGATCCAGCACGAAAAAGACAGCGTCGAAGCACTGCGTGCCAAGCGTGACGAGGATTTCGCAGCACTCGAAGAGGCCGGTATGAAGGTTGTCACTCTCGAAGGTGAAGCGAAAGCCAACTATTTGGCTGCTGCGCGTGAAAAGACGTGGGAGCGGATGAAAGAAGTCATGGCCGGTCAGCCTGGCGGCACCGACAACTACGACCAGTTGATCGAACTTTTCTACAAGCTCGACTAA
- the leuC gene encoding 3-isopropylmalate dehydratase large subunit, which yields MTAPRTLLDKLWSAHEILQRDDGTSLLWVDRHLVHEGSHHAFAKLAERGTQVAQPDLTFGVVDHYAPTRRDRAVAADITRMMETLKVNTAAHGITLFDLDHPAQGIVHVVGPEQGLTLPGLLINCGDSHTSTHGAFGALAFGIGATEVAHVLSTQTIWQKKPASMRITVNGKLGPGVSAKDIALNWIAALGTGGAQGHAVEYTGSAIADLGMEGRMTLCNLSIEGGARFGMIAPDDTTVTYIEGRPFAPRGAAWDQAVEAWSMLRSDDDVSFDRDVVFDADDIAPTVTWGTSPEQALPVTADIPAPENVPSDKSKAVTDALDYMGLTAGKPIAGTPVDQVFIGSCTNGRIEDLRAAAAVLSGRRAQLPGIVSPGSARIKIQAEQEGLDRIFTDAGLEWVASGCSMCVGMNGDLVAEGKRCASSTNRNFRGRQGRGARTHLMSPAMVAAAAVTGTITDVRPLLAERPL from the coding sequence ATGACAGCACCGCGCACCCTTCTGGACAAGCTTTGGTCCGCGCATGAAATCTTGCAGCGCGACGATGGCACGTCCCTTTTGTGGGTGGACCGGCATCTGGTGCATGAAGGATCGCATCACGCCTTTGCCAAGCTGGCTGAGAGGGGTACACAGGTTGCCCAGCCCGATCTGACATTCGGCGTTGTGGATCACTATGCGCCAACACGACGCGACCGCGCTGTGGCCGCTGACATCACGCGCATGATGGAAACACTCAAGGTCAACACCGCCGCGCATGGGATCACACTTTTCGATCTGGATCATCCGGCGCAGGGCATTGTTCATGTTGTCGGACCGGAACAAGGGCTTACCCTGCCCGGTCTGCTCATCAACTGCGGCGACAGCCACACCTCCACCCATGGTGCGTTTGGGGCGCTCGCTTTTGGCATCGGCGCTACGGAAGTGGCGCATGTCCTATCGACCCAAACGATCTGGCAGAAAAAACCGGCATCCATGCGGATCACCGTGAACGGCAAACTCGGGCCGGGGGTATCGGCCAAAGACATCGCGTTGAACTGGATCGCAGCGTTGGGGACAGGCGGCGCGCAAGGCCATGCGGTGGAATATACCGGCAGCGCAATTGCCGATCTGGGGATGGAAGGGCGTATGACGCTGTGCAATCTCTCTATCGAAGGCGGCGCGCGGTTTGGCATGATCGCACCGGACGATACGACGGTTACCTATATCGAAGGCCGCCCCTTTGCGCCAAGGGGTGCCGCGTGGGATCAGGCGGTTGAGGCGTGGTCGATGCTGCGCAGCGATGACGATGTCAGTTTTGACAGGGACGTTGTCTTTGACGCTGATGACATCGCACCAACGGTCACTTGGGGAACAAGCCCCGAACAGGCATTGCCCGTGACCGCTGACATTCCGGCACCTGAAAACGTGCCGTCCGACAAATCCAAAGCGGTGACTGACGCGCTTGACTACATGGGGCTGACGGCGGGCAAACCGATTGCAGGCACGCCTGTGGATCAGGTCTTTATCGGGTCCTGTACCAATGGCCGCATCGAAGACTTGCGTGCCGCCGCCGCAGTGCTGTCAGGCAGGCGTGCGCAACTTCCCGGCATCGTTTCACCGGGGTCGGCACGCATCAAAATTCAGGCCGAACAGGAAGGGCTTGACCGTATCTTTACCGATGCGGGGCTCGAATGGGTCGCGTCGGGTTGCTCCATGTGTGTGGGCATGAACGGTGATCTGGTGGCCGAAGGCAAACGTTGCGCCTCCTCGACCAACCGGAATTTTCGCGGACGGCAGGGGCGTGGCGCACGCACGCATTTAATGTCCCCCGCCATGGTCGCTGCGGCCGCTGTCACCGGCACCATTACCGATGTGCGTCCCCTACTGGCGGAACGGCCGCTGTGA